The window CTGATTGCAAATTTCGATCATGAGAAAACTAGAGAGCTGAATGAATATTTCAGTTCTCACAGGCACATGGTATATTCGGTAGATAACGATCTGGAAGCAGTTCAGGTATTAAATAATACAAAAGTGGAGCAGGTTTTGATCAATATTAACAAGATATTGAATTTTGGATTGATAAACTATATTAATAATCATTATTCAGATATTGTGATTGTTATTGTAACAAACAATTGTGTTGAGCAGGCAATTTCAATAATCAAGAACTGCACTTACGATATAATCCATGAACCCCTCACATTATCTGCCCTAAGGCAAAAACTCCTAGTATAAAGCTATGATTGAATCACATATGCATTATTATGTTGGCTCGACTTATCACATCTTGAGGAGGAAGCACGAGGAGAAAGGGATACTTTCTCAATGGAAGAATTAAAAATCCTCATTCTGGATGATGAAATGGGATATCGTGAGGGGATAGAGGAATATTTATTAACCCAGGGCTTCACTGTATTCAATGCAGAGAAGCCCTCGGAGGGATTTAAAGTTTTAAAAGAACATCCATGTGATATTGTCATTCTTGATATTAAACTTCCTGAAATGAATGGAATCCATGTACTCAAGAAGATAAAAAAATTATATCCTGAGACAGAAATCATTATGATAACCGCTCATGGAGACATGGATAGTGTTATCGAGTCGCTGAGGAATGGTGCAACAGATTTTTTCACCAAACCTTTTAGACTGCTTAACCTGAAAACCGCAATAGAACGCACGAAGAGATATATCAGTCTTCAAAACCGAGTTTCAGATCTCAAAGCGCAATATAATAATCTTGTACATCAAATTCAGAAAGCGGATGGTACAATGATTGTAGGTAAAAGTAAATCTATGACTGAGATCCTGAACCTCATGAAAAAAGTTGCGAGTACGGATAACACTACAATCCTCGTAACCGGAGAAAGCGGAACAGGAAAGGAAGTCGTTGCTAGAGGTATTCATACGCTCAGTTCAAGAAAAGATCATACTTTTCTCGATATCAACTGCAGCTCGATCCCTGACAATTTGTTTGAAAGCGAATTTTTCGGTCATAAAAAAGGAGCATTTACCGGTGCAATCGAAAACAAGCCCGGCTACTTTGAAGTTGCAAATCAAGGGACAATTTTTTTAGATGAAATCTGCGATATGCCCAATCATATGCAGACTAAACTTCTTAGAGTACTGGAGGGAAATGTTTTTAGAAGGGTTGGGAGTAATAGGGATATTAAATTCGATGTGAGGGTTATCTCAGCCACCAACAAAGACATTGATCAATATGTAAAAAACAATGATTTCAGAGAAGACCTCTTATATAGATTGAATACATTTCGAATCCATATTCCTCCTCTTCGTGATCGTAAAGATGATATAAAACCATTGCTGAATCATTTTGTGAAAATCCTCTCAAAGAAATTAAAGAAACCAATAAACAAAGTCAGTAATCGAATTTATGATTACTTATATGATTATGATTTTCCTGGAAATGTAAGGGAACTGAGGAATATGGTTGAAAGAGCACTGATCATCTGTGACAATTCAGTTCTCAGGCTTGAGCACTTTGCTCATATTATTGAAAAACCTAATGCAAAATATGACAGCTCACTTAGTTTATCTATTCTTGAAGATCAGGAAAAAGAAATGATCTTAAAAGCATTAGACAAATCGGGCAACAATAAAACTAATGCAGCAAAATTGCTTGAGATTTCACGATCTGCACTTAATAGAAAAATAGAAAAATATAAACTACAGGAGAAGTTATGAATAAGATCTTATTAGCCGCAGTAATTATTTCGATCATTATCGTCTTTGGTTTTGTTATTGGCTTCTTTCATAAAAGAAAGGTAGATTTGAATATATAGTAATATAGATAGAATCAGCCGAAATACTTATCATTATTGATATTTCTTGACAATTCATAATTCATAATTTTCTAAAACAAAAATATGCTGGAGGTTTAGATGAAAAATAAATTTTTTGTTTTCATTTTAATCTTACTCATGGCAATACCATTATGTGCACAATCAATAATCTGGCAAGAGAATTTTAATACTAATCCCGGAACTTGGGGACTGGATTCAAACTGGAGCATTCAAAGTGGTGCCTTAGTATTTGTATGGTCACCTACAGTTGCTCCCTATGATCTTAGTGCAACATCACCATTTATCAATTTACCGTTAAATGTGGGGGATCTAACCGTTTCACAGTATATTGACGAGTATTCGACCAATGCAGGAGAGGTTACAAACATCGAATTAATTCTACCAGGTAGTACTGAGATACTTTGGAGTTTCGATTTAGTCGGTAATGACTGGGGTTATCCTGGCGGCAAAGACATTAGTTTTTCATTATACCCTTATGCAGGTCAGCAGGTTCAACTCAGATTTAGAAGCTATGGGGGAAGTACATTTAATTTAAATTTTTGGTACATTTATAATATTGCTATCAATGCTTCTCTCGACCATGATCTTGCAGCAACAAACATTTCCGGCAATAACATTCTTAATGTCGGACAGCAAGGATTATGGAATGTGACAGTCAAAAACACCGGGCTTAATACTGAATCCAATTATGAAGTAAATCTCATGCGGGAGCCGGGCATCGTACTCGGTACTACTATAGCATCTGCACCTCTTGCTCCTGATCAGGAAGTAGTCTATCCATTCAATTGGACGCCGGATATAAGTGAAGTGGTGAATCTATATGGTCGGGTTACTTTATCTGGTGATGAGTTCATGGATAATAATATGACGAATCCATTTCTGGTTAATATTTATCCTGATGATCCGTTTAATGTGCTTGTTTGGGATAATGACAACGCTTCGGATATAGATGGTATTGGTACACAGGTTTTCCTTGAAGAAGCCCTAAACGCCAATAATGTCACGTATGATACCTATACGTATTTACCTACCGACCTTTCGCCATTCGACGCCATTTTTGTAGCCCTCGGAATATATTGCCTTGGTTGAGGTGGAACGTCTCCAGGTTCCGTCGGAACCTCTGATCAATCGAGATTAATTGGATATCTTAATAGTGGAAACCCGATCTATGTTGAAGGCTCTGATGTGGGTTATTCTCATCAAGGAACAGCGTTTCTTTCGAGTTTAGGATGTTCATTCGTTGCTAATAACACGCAAAATGTCGGTACTATGACTGGTGTGTCAGGCACTGTTGGTGAAGATTTTGTTTTTCCGTTTACACCAAACGCTGATGCGAACTATTCTGTTGATGAAATCGGTTCACTTTTCAGGCATATTGCTTTCAATTCTGATGGCGGTTATTCTAGAACTATAGCATATAACGGATATAATTACAGTGCAATAACAACAGCACCAATTCTCGGCGGTATGGAAGATACTGAAAACAATACAAAAGCAGACCTTATAGAAAGATATCTCGGCTACTTGCTAAAAATTGATGGTGTTTTCAGAGGAGTTGTCACCGATACCTATACGAGTGATCCTATTCAAAACGCAACTGTGAACATTGGTATTTATTCAGGCACTACCAACCAATATGGATTATGCTCTATCGAAGTTCCTCCAGGCTCGTATGCAGTAAGTTGCACACATCCGAATTATGCTAATTTTCTCTATCCATCAGAAATTATCATAGAATATAATGATACATATTGGATGGAAATTGAAATGAATCCAAATGTTTCCATTGATGATAATGAATTTAAAGATCAAATTGCCCGTATTTATCCTAATCCGTGCACCTCACATTCTACTATCGAGTTCTATGTTAAAACTGCGGGAAATATTGATATTGCACTCTATAATATATTAGGACA of the Candidatus Cloacimonadota bacterium genome contains:
- a CDS encoding sigma-54-dependent Fis family transcriptional regulator is translated as MEELKILILDDEMGYREGIEEYLLTQGFTVFNAEKPSEGFKVLKEHPCDIVILDIKLPEMNGIHVLKKIKKLYPETEIIMITAHGDMDSVIESLRNGATDFFTKPFRLLNLKTAIERTKRYISLQNRVSDLKAQYNNLVHQIQKADGTMIVGKSKSMTEILNLMKKVASTDNTTILVTGESGTGKEVVARGIHTLSSRKDHTFLDINCSSIPDNLFESEFFGHKKGAFTGAIENKPGYFEVANQGTIFLDEICDMPNHMQTKLLRVLEGNVFRRVGSNRDIKFDVRVISATNKDIDQYVKNNDFREDLLYRLNTFRIHIPPLRDRKDDIKPLLNHFVKILSKKLKKPINKVSNRIYDYLYDYDFPGNVRELRNMVERALIICDNSVLRLEHFAHIIEKPNAKYDSSLSLSILEDQEKEMILKALDKSGNNKTNAAKLLEISRSALNRKIEKYKLQEKL
- a CDS encoding T9SS type A sorting domain-containing protein, whose translation is MTGVSGTVGEDFVFPFTPNADANYSVDEIGSLFRHIAFNSDGGYSRTIAYNGYNYSAITTAPILGGMEDTENNTKADLIERYLGYLLKIDGVFRGVVTDTYTSDPIQNATVNIGIYSGTTNQYGLCSIEVPPGSYAVSCTHPNYANFLYPSEIIIEYNDTYWMEIEMNPNVSIDDNEFKDQIARIYPNPCTSHSTIEFYVKTAGNIDIALYNILGQRVSTIIHDYLEPGYHEVSFDNTLEERSKLTSGIYFMKLSSDTHTSVQKLLIVE